A portion of the Sulfurospirillum diekertiae genome contains these proteins:
- a CDS encoding alpha/beta fold hydrolase, which yields MQTVGNPDNPAVVLVHGLGDEASTIWESSIERLKDDYFVVTFDLPGFGQSSKSNELYSPLNYAKFIHYITQTYVKKPFHLVGHSMGGAIALKYTSMYPSDVESLVLVDAAGILHRSEYNNFLVQNGVNAFFDEQNGLIQGLQTQKVTSFIDKIAEKIDRKMSLDMEVVLSSEDLRATILGGSPYSIAAVALVEENFNGIPQKINARTTIIWGETDTIAPVETGYVLHKLMPNASLKILPHTGHVPMVSHEETFLNLLEAHLVNQDGIVRPTVPLNAPNYSATIRDIDGRVYTGRIGNMSIINSQKIIIKDAVVEELAIINSDVKIINSTIKSTKSVVLSAQNAKVFIVASDISGRIKLQNTKLHLLGITMDTFGKPIEALSTSMVFYSLCQINNKLIHGKEILGLH from the coding sequence ATGCAAACCGTCGGTAATCCTGACAATCCAGCAGTCGTTTTAGTGCATGGATTGGGTGATGAGGCTTCTACCATTTGGGAAAGCAGTATTGAACGGTTAAAAGATGACTACTTTGTGGTGACATTTGACCTTCCAGGATTTGGACAATCCAGTAAATCCAATGAGCTTTATTCTCCACTCAATTATGCCAAGTTTATTCACTATATCACTCAAACATATGTGAAAAAGCCGTTTCACTTGGTGGGGCACTCGATGGGTGGAGCGATAGCGCTGAAATATACCAGTATGTATCCTTCCGATGTGGAGAGTTTAGTGCTTGTAGATGCGGCGGGTATACTGCATCGCTCTGAGTACAATAACTTTTTAGTGCAAAATGGTGTCAATGCTTTTTTTGATGAGCAAAATGGTCTGATCCAAGGTCTTCAAACGCAAAAAGTAACCTCATTTATCGACAAAATTGCGGAGAAAATTGATCGTAAAATGTCTTTAGATATGGAAGTGGTTCTTTCCAGTGAAGATTTGCGAGCCACTATTCTTGGAGGAAGTCCTTATAGCATTGCCGCCGTTGCGTTGGTCGAGGAAAATTTTAACGGAATTCCTCAAAAAATTAATGCAAGAACGACGATTATTTGGGGTGAAACAGACACAATTGCACCTGTGGAAACGGGGTATGTGCTGCATAAACTAATGCCCAATGCCTCTTTGAAAATACTGCCACATACGGGGCATGTTCCTATGGTCAGTCATGAAGAAACCTTTTTAAATCTTCTTGAAGCACATCTTGTAAATCAAGATGGGATTGTGCGACCTACTGTGCCGCTCAATGCTCCCAACTACAGTGCCACTATCAGAGATATTGATGGTAGAGTTTATACGGGAAGAATTGGAAATATGAGCATCATTAATTCTCAAAAAATTATCATTAAAGATGCGGTGGTTGAGGAGTTGGCCATTATAAATTCGGATGTAAAGATTATCAACAGTACCATTAAAAGTACAAAATCGGTGGTACTATCGGCTCAAAATGCTAAAGTTTTTATTGTTGCGAGTGATATTTCGGGCAGAATAAAATTGCAAAATACCAAACTTCATCTCTTGGGCATTACGATGGATACCTTTGGAAAACCTATTGAAGCGCTCTCGACCTCGATGGTATTTTATTCGTTGTGTCAAATCAACAACAAACTGATTCACGGAAAAGAAATTTTAGGGCTACATTAA
- a CDS encoding lysophospholipid acyltransferase family protein, whose translation MSTKQRGSGWSIKLVFTFYRLFGYTFIYYLMYPVTFFLFLVAGNVKEALKDYYAHINRPFNNRVYFEHLRHFAITMCDRFVSKVSPQDYTFEIANKEALMNHLHQGGILLLSHFGGWASAGNCFSDLKINIVMQESLIAPIKCIEDNLETKNPHLNIIDLSKGGVYVTMKIASALLNNEIVAMMADRATEAKNREFVTFFGEKAAFNKNPFSIAYKTEKPLMGIAFSYQKPQHYRIEFIEIVMNKNNHAEVEIHKAMQIYADFFASHVRAYPHQWFNLYPFWKEEVSL comes from the coding sequence ATGAGTACAAAACAGCGAGGAAGCGGATGGAGTATCAAACTCGTTTTTACCTTTTATAGGCTCTTTGGCTACACTTTTATTTATTACCTGATGTATCCTGTAACCTTTTTTTTATTTTTAGTCGCGGGCAATGTCAAAGAGGCGCTCAAAGACTACTACGCGCATATCAACCGACCGTTTAACAACAGAGTCTATTTTGAACACTTACGCCATTTTGCAATCACCATGTGTGACCGTTTTGTCTCCAAAGTGAGCCCCCAAGATTATACGTTTGAAATAGCCAACAAAGAAGCCTTGATGAACCATCTTCATCAAGGTGGTATTTTGCTTTTATCGCATTTTGGCGGTTGGGCAAGTGCTGGTAACTGTTTTTCAGATCTTAAAATTAACATTGTCATGCAAGAATCACTCATCGCACCCATCAAGTGTATTGAAGACAATCTTGAAACCAAAAATCCACATCTCAACATCATCGATCTCTCCAAAGGCGGAGTGTATGTCACCATGAAAATTGCTTCAGCACTTCTCAATAACGAAATTGTAGCAATGATGGCTGATCGTGCAACGGAAGCCAAAAACAGAGAGTTTGTCACTTTCTTTGGCGAAAAAGCAGCATTCAATAAAAACCCTTTTAGCATTGCGTACAAAACCGAAAAGCCGCTCATGGGCATCGCCTTTAGCTATCAAAAGCCCCAACATTACCGTATCGAATTTATTGAAATAGTCATGAATAAAAACAACCATGCAGAAGTAGAGATACACAAAGCCATGCAAATTTATGCCGATTTCTTTGCATCGCATGTTCGTGCGTACCCTCATCAATGGTTCAATCTATACCCTTTTTGGAAAGAGGAAGTATCTTTATGA
- a CDS encoding AMP-binding protein: MKVILKNDDGSENVYESAHLIDRALKNQTLLIPSKTKEENALEILRAYLSGAKPILYDQENLSLKEKIESLGTEIFKEIDFAAMFFTSGSTGFPTGAFKSRENIETDMEALLLEFGNFKIQTVVATVPFIHIYGFLAALLLPLKLDVDLLFKEHFLPHDLLEYAKPHHLVVTTPLYIKSLLRLDEVKDLSETIFISSTGPLPTEIAKEFTDKFNTTLIQLFGSTECGSIAFKKQDDTFWSPFHGVETSLNTEGLLHVKSPFISKTLWQEGLVQTAGEIQSFDYAILENGKFQLIGRSSNIVKIAGKRYATAQIEEILEAQEGISKALVHVKHNNAELKDEMVVIFLETTQPITQKAVKSTLKHRIGKINLPIELHIVDKISTTLMGKKCMPLV; this comes from the coding sequence TTGAAAGTCATTCTAAAAAACGATGATGGCAGTGAAAACGTCTATGAAAGCGCACACCTCATCGACCGGGCGCTTAAAAATCAAACACTTCTTATCCCTTCCAAAACCAAAGAAGAGAATGCCTTAGAGATTTTAAGAGCCTATCTTTCAGGCGCAAAGCCTATTTTGTATGATCAAGAAAATCTCTCTTTAAAAGAAAAAATCGAGTCTTTGGGCACTGAAATATTCAAAGAGATCGACTTTGCCGCCATGTTTTTTACCTCAGGCAGTACGGGATTTCCAACGGGTGCCTTTAAAAGCAGAGAGAACATTGAAACCGATATGGAAGCCTTGCTGTTAGAATTTGGGAATTTCAAGATTCAAACAGTGGTTGCAACCGTGCCATTCATTCATATCTACGGTTTTTTAGCCGCCCTTTTACTGCCACTCAAACTGGATGTGGATTTACTCTTTAAAGAGCATTTTTTGCCGCACGATCTACTTGAATATGCAAAGCCTCACCATCTTGTCGTGACCACACCCCTTTACATCAAATCACTGCTCAGACTGGATGAAGTAAAAGATTTGAGCGAGACGATATTTATTAGTTCCACAGGTCCTCTGCCCACCGAAATCGCCAAAGAATTTACGGACAAATTCAACACCACACTCATTCAACTCTTTGGCTCAACCGAATGTGGAAGCATCGCTTTTAAAAAACAAGACGATACCTTTTGGAGCCCTTTCCACGGAGTAGAGACATCGCTCAATACCGAAGGACTTTTACATGTAAAATCCCCCTTTATCTCAAAAACGCTATGGCAAGAGGGCTTGGTACAAACAGCTGGGGAAATTCAGAGCTTTGATTATGCGATTCTTGAAAACGGGAAGTTTCAACTGATAGGACGAAGCAGTAACATTGTCAAAATTGCAGGAAAACGTTATGCTACAGCACAAATCGAAGAAATTTTAGAAGCACAAGAAGGTATCTCGAAAGCACTCGTGCATGTCAAACATAACAATGCGGAACTGAAAGATGAGATGGTGGTAATTTTCTTAGAAACCACTCAGCCTATCACACAAAAAGCAGTCAAAAGTACGCTTAAGCACCGTATTGGAAAGATCAATTTACCTATCGAATTACACATCGTGGATAAAATCTCTACCACGCTGATGGGGAAAAAATGTATGCCATTAGTCTAA
- a CDS encoding MMPL family transporter: MKSWTKTLNLLLFAIVGTLFFVYQNSVHVSTNLLSFLPESKGKEALEIYSHFKNSKEILIASEGFDKESLSHIKTIEEKLLASHLLKLESAIVPNATLIEYTKKNAFYLKNLNKDDQPNIHEKLKTLYERMVNNPYYTVIDANDPLGYFTPKEKPIAMSIRDGHLALGDFGYFSVFSIKDTSNTIESYKAVYDLVHQELKGMQTIRVFSPTFYFVENSQKIQNDVNFLIALSTLLLLILYVFIIRNIYLLINTIVTLATSTLLSFLLIGMIWSEVSVFVLAFGNAIGALAIDYMFLYYFYGHYEHKKGFNTSAFYGFLTTFGGFMVFSWINFPLIQQVCVFAMFSLVFSYLQFVFLFPLIGFKKAHPFANFTFSLPLPYRAIALLSLLAIAVSVYFLQVDTDIKKLDYQNTALMKEEKFFKDAAKKEGYTPILIEANSIDALIAHSNTIKNRFKNATVPLSYFFDRAFYEARKQELEALHVKEKKTLIEEEATKIGFREGFFKNAYNDQLLSPSYPNLELETLNAMGFDVVQKDGHYFTYALVKNSERGLLEKFDFAYAIDAKGMFLVALQKIMHQLLLSGALSVAFNAFILFAVCRKTLALSSSYVLLPSALILTLLGLHFTIIHLFMLFIVISFGIDYGIYMGKSNHLESETKSTIVASLISAFAGFGVLVFSDIGALHYMGLVSCIGIGAILILLMGRRSH, from the coding sequence TTGAAGTCATGGACTAAAACCCTCAATCTTCTTTTATTTGCCATCGTTGGCACACTTTTTTTCGTTTACCAAAACTCGGTGCATGTCTCCACCAATTTACTCTCTTTTTTACCTGAAAGTAAGGGCAAAGAAGCACTTGAAATCTATTCCCATTTCAAAAATTCTAAGGAAATCTTGATCGCTTCGGAAGGGTTTGATAAAGAGTCTCTCTCTCACATAAAAACCATCGAAGAGAAACTGCTAGCATCCCATCTTTTGAAGCTAGAAAGTGCCATTGTCCCCAATGCAACACTTATAGAATACACCAAAAAGAACGCTTTTTATCTGAAAAATCTGAATAAAGACGACCAACCAAACATTCACGAAAAGCTCAAAACTCTTTATGAAAGAATGGTGAATAATCCCTACTATACTGTAATAGACGCCAATGATCCACTGGGGTATTTTACCCCCAAAGAGAAACCTATTGCCATGAGTATTCGTGATGGTCACTTAGCCTTAGGTGACTTTGGATATTTTAGTGTTTTTAGCATCAAAGACACCTCCAATACCATTGAGAGTTATAAAGCGGTTTACGATCTTGTGCATCAAGAACTCAAGGGCATGCAAACGATTCGTGTCTTTAGCCCAACATTTTATTTTGTGGAAAACTCGCAAAAAATTCAAAATGATGTCAATTTTTTGATTGCTCTTTCTACCCTTTTACTTCTGATTCTCTATGTTTTTATCATTCGAAATATTTACCTTCTCATCAACACCATCGTGACGCTTGCCACCTCAACACTGCTTTCGTTTTTGCTCATTGGTATGATTTGGAGTGAAGTCTCTGTCTTTGTTTTAGCCTTTGGAAATGCCATTGGCGCACTCGCGATTGATTACATGTTTCTCTACTACTTTTACGGTCATTATGAGCATAAAAAAGGCTTTAATACTTCCGCTTTTTATGGCTTTTTGACCACCTTTGGCGGGTTTATGGTCTTTTCGTGGATCAATTTTCCACTCATCCAACAAGTGTGTGTGTTTGCGATGTTCTCACTGGTCTTCTCTTATCTTCAATTTGTTTTTCTCTTTCCACTTATTGGGTTTAAAAAAGCACACCCTTTTGCCAATTTCACATTTTCACTTCCACTGCCTTACCGCGCCATCGCCTTACTCTCTTTGCTAGCCATCGCGGTTTCGGTCTATTTTTTGCAGGTCGATACCGACATCAAAAAACTGGACTACCAAAATACAGCTCTGATGAAAGAGGAGAAATTCTTTAAAGACGCGGCTAAAAAAGAGGGCTATACCCCAATTTTGATCGAAGCCAACTCGATTGATGCGCTTATAGCGCATAGTAATACCATCAAAAATCGTTTTAAAAATGCCACCGTACCGCTCTCATACTTTTTCGATAGAGCCTTTTACGAAGCGCGAAAACAAGAGCTTGAAGCTTTACATGTAAAAGAGAAAAAAACACTTATCGAAGAGGAAGCCACTAAGATTGGTTTTCGTGAAGGCTTCTTTAAAAATGCCTATAACGATCAGCTTTTATCTCCAAGTTACCCAAATCTTGAGCTCGAAACGCTTAATGCGATGGGGTTTGATGTCGTACAGAAAGATGGTCACTACTTCACTTATGCACTTGTTAAAAACAGCGAGCGAGGTTTATTGGAAAAATTTGATTTTGCTTATGCTATTGATGCGAAAGGAATGTTTCTGGTTGCGCTTCAAAAAATTATGCATCAATTGCTTCTTAGTGGGGCATTGAGTGTTGCTTTTAACGCCTTCATCCTTTTTGCTGTTTGCCGCAAAACATTGGCACTGAGTTCGAGTTATGTTTTACTTCCATCCGCTCTTATTTTAACGCTTTTAGGGCTTCATTTTACGATTATTCATCTCTTTATGCTGTTTATTGTGATCTCTTTTGGAATTGACTATGGTATTTATATGGGAAAGAGTAACCATCTTGAAAGCGAAACAAAGAGTACGATTGTAGCCTCTCTTATCAGCGCTTTTGCTGGCTTTGGCGTTTTAGTCTTTAGCGACATCGGGGCACTTCATTATATGGGTCTTGTTTCGTGCATTGGGATAGGGGCTATTTTAATTTTACTGATGGGGAGAAGAAGCCATTGA
- a CDS encoding glycosyltransferase family 2 protein — protein sequence MKKDDIVVVIPTYNNPLTIEKVAQEVLTQGYALIVVDDGSKINVADIILKPHEKLTIIRHLTNQGKGAAIMTGAHEAQKRGFDYFISLDGDGQHLASQIEKICNACDGKDQIIIGARNFEINHVPNGSKFGRWFSNFWACWDTEQSITDSLSGFRLYPTSILDLIIKTKRFDWEMEVLVKHAWKGRIIKEVSIECYYPTPEERVSHFKKFWDTAAIVMVHVKLLPWKFFLKKKYQ from the coding sequence ATGAAAAAAGATGATATCGTTGTTGTGATTCCTACGTACAATAATCCTCTTACCATTGAGAAAGTGGCACAAGAGGTTTTAACACAAGGGTACGCTTTGATTGTTGTGGATGACGGCTCTAAGATCAACGTAGCTGACATCATTTTAAAACCGCATGAAAAACTCACGATTATCAGGCACCTAACCAACCAAGGTAAAGGCGCTGCCATCATGACTGGCGCTCACGAAGCTCAAAAACGTGGGTTTGACTACTTTATCAGCCTAGATGGCGATGGACAGCATTTAGCTTCTCAAATTGAAAAGATATGCAACGCCTGCGATGGTAAAGATCAGATCATCATTGGAGCACGTAATTTTGAGATCAATCATGTTCCCAATGGTTCTAAATTTGGCAGATGGTTTAGTAATTTTTGGGCATGTTGGGACACCGAACAGAGTATTACCGACTCGCTTTCGGGTTTTAGACTTTACCCGACTTCCATACTCGACCTCATCATCAAAACCAAACGGTTTGACTGGGAGATGGAAGTGCTTGTCAAACACGCATGGAAAGGTCGCATCATCAAAGAAGTGAGCATTGAATGTTACTATCCCACACCCGAAGAGCGGGTGAGTCACTTTAAAAAGTTTTGGGATACCGCGGCGATTGTCATGGTGCATGTCAAACTTTTACCGTGGAAATTTTTTCTCAAGAAAAAGTACCAATGA
- a CDS encoding beta-ketoacyl synthase chain length factor encodes MRVNLEILSSAYLLGVKSIELAHIKELVPHMMTRRRLTKAAKICVELLSHVEHFEGGRILCGSAFGELETTANILNAIDKEEPLSPTDFQNSVYNTAVSYLSILYHNQNEILTLSSGDKTSLNVLKAGALKALDGDTLLLLCFETLDIAGIEQVNHCIDYLESGVALVVRVTEREATLKLQKSELKGVPNSISEMLHVAQNASQLESSIIEVNL; translated from the coding sequence ATGAGAGTCAATTTAGAGATTTTAAGCAGTGCCTATCTTCTGGGTGTTAAAAGCATTGAGCTGGCTCACATCAAAGAGCTTGTGCCTCACATGATGACGCGCCGTCGTCTGACCAAAGCGGCGAAAATTTGTGTCGAACTGTTAAGCCACGTGGAGCATTTTGAAGGGGGACGTATTCTGTGTGGAAGCGCGTTTGGCGAGCTTGAAACGACAGCAAATATCTTGAATGCGATTGACAAGGAAGAGCCACTTAGTCCCACCGATTTTCAAAATTCGGTTTACAATACGGCTGTTTCATACCTTTCTATTTTGTACCACAACCAGAATGAAATTTTGACACTCTCCAGTGGTGATAAAACCTCCCTTAATGTTCTTAAAGCAGGAGCGCTGAAAGCATTGGATGGCGATACACTGCTTCTTTTATGCTTTGAAACGTTGGATATTGCGGGTATCGAACAGGTCAATCATTGTATTGATTACCTTGAAAGCGGGGTGGCATTAGTTGTGCGTGTGACGGAAAGAGAGGCGACTTTAAAGCTCCAAAAAAGTGAGCTAAAAGGTGTACCAAACTCCATTAGTGAGATGTTACATGTAGCGCAAAATGCATCACAATTAGAATCCTCCATTATCGAAGTGAACCTATGA
- a CDS encoding SDR family oxidoreductase, whose amino-acid sequence MKKVLVTGATGSLGEAIVRYFAKEGYFVYIHYHRHKEKALALLEEIKNGEIIPFDITQKEEVKKALESLHVNVLVNNAGITKDKLFFFMEDEAWSDVMDVNLNSLFYVTKQILPNMIKEKAGSIVNVSSISGLVGNAGQVNYSAAKGGIIAFTKALCAEVARYNIRVNAVAPGVIESEMVHAVDKNITDLIPCKRLGRPEEVAEVVFFLGDKATYVNGEVINISGGMVR is encoded by the coding sequence ATGAAAAAAGTTTTAGTCACAGGAGCAACAGGTAGCCTTGGCGAAGCTATCGTGCGTTATTTTGCCAAAGAGGGGTACTTTGTGTACATCCACTACCATCGTCACAAAGAGAAAGCCTTAGCACTTCTTGAAGAGATCAAAAACGGTGAAATTATCCCGTTTGACATCACGCAAAAAGAGGAAGTGAAAAAGGCGTTAGAATCTTTACATGTAAACGTCTTGGTAAACAATGCAGGCATCACCAAAGATAAACTTTTTTTCTTTATGGAAGATGAGGCGTGGAGTGATGTTATGGATGTTAACCTTAACAGCCTTTTTTATGTCACCAAGCAAATTCTACCGAATATGATCAAAGAAAAAGCAGGCTCTATCGTCAATGTCTCCTCCATTTCTGGTCTCGTAGGAAATGCTGGACAAGTGAACTATTCAGCTGCAAAAGGTGGCATTATCGCTTTTACCAAAGCGCTTTGTGCAGAAGTTGCACGTTATAATATCAGAGTCAATGCCGTAGCGCCAGGTGTGATTGAGTCTGAGATGGTTCATGCTGTGGATAAGAACATCACCGATCTGATTCCCTGTAAACGGCTCGGTCGTCCTGAAGAGGTAGCAGAAGTCGTCTTCTTTTTAGGCGATAAAGCAACGTATGTGAATGGTGAAGTGATCAATATTAGTGGGGGAATGGTACGGTAA
- a CDS encoding 3-hydroxyacyl-ACP dehydratase, translating into MILNHLYTLTCKEGARFCVRLSDASHPVFQAHFPTNPILPGFILLDLSAEILGIEIVKIQKAKFLKNITPLSVLWFDTQTHEKTLKIRVTQNEQKVAELTYEKR; encoded by the coding sequence ATGATACTCAACCATTTGTATACGCTTACATGTAAAGAAGGGGCACGCTTTTGTGTGAGACTTAGCGACGCGTCACATCCCGTTTTTCAAGCGCATTTTCCTACAAATCCTATTCTTCCTGGGTTTATTTTGCTTGATTTAAGTGCAGAAATTTTAGGAATTGAAATTGTCAAAATTCAAAAAGCAAAATTTTTAAAAAATATTACGCCTCTTAGTGTGCTTTGGTTCGACACGCAAACGCACGAAAAAACACTCAAAATTCGTGTCACACAAAATGAACAAAAAGTAGCAGAACTCACTTATGAAAAAAGATGA